In one window of Rhizobium sp. ACO-34A DNA:
- a CDS encoding glyoxalase/bleomycin resistance/extradiol dioxygenase family protein, whose amino-acid sequence MSDALEGILETALYASDLDAAEAFYGGVLGLEKIKRQGDRHIFYRCGQGILLIFNPEETIKPVAAGSFPVPSHGTTGAGHACFRVAGENLDRIADRLANAGIAIEADFRWPNGARSIYFRDPAGNSLECAEPRLWDIE is encoded by the coding sequence GTGAGCGACGCACTGGAAGGCATTCTCGAGACCGCTCTCTATGCGTCCGACCTCGATGCCGCCGAGGCCTTCTACGGAGGTGTTCTCGGGCTTGAAAAGATCAAGCGACAGGGCGACCGCCACATCTTCTATCGCTGCGGCCAGGGGATCCTGCTGATCTTCAACCCGGAGGAAACGATCAAGCCGGTCGCTGCCGGATCATTTCCGGTTCCGAGCCATGGAACCACGGGCGCGGGACATGCCTGCTTCCGCGTGGCGGGCGAAAACCTCGACCGTATCGCGGATCGCCTTGCTAACGCCGGGATCGCTATCGAAGCGGATTTCCGCTGGCCGAATGGCGCCCGCTCGATCTACTTCCGCGATCCGGCGGGCAACAGTCTCGAATGTGCCGAACCCCGGCTCTGGGATATCGAATAG
- a CDS encoding ribonuclease PH — protein MRPSGRKTDQMRKVSFERNFSKHAEGSCLVKFGDTHVLCTASLEEKTPPWLRNSGKGWVTAEYGMLPRATGDRMKREAAAGKQGGRTQEIQRLIGRSLRAIVDLEALGERQITIDCDVIQADGGTRTASITGAWIALYDCLKWMETRNMVKVEKVLKDHVAAISCGIFANQPVIDLDYLEDSSAETDANFVMTGTGAIVEVQGTAEGVPFSEEEFLTLMRLARNGIGELVNLQKQAIL, from the coding sequence ATGCGGCCATCAGGCAGAAAAACCGACCAAATGCGCAAGGTCTCGTTCGAGCGCAATTTTTCCAAGCATGCGGAAGGCTCCTGCCTCGTCAAATTCGGTGATACCCATGTGCTCTGCACGGCAAGCCTGGAAGAGAAGACCCCGCCGTGGCTGCGCAACAGCGGCAAGGGCTGGGTCACCGCGGAATACGGCATGCTGCCGCGCGCGACGGGCGACCGCATGAAGCGCGAGGCGGCAGCCGGCAAGCAGGGTGGCCGCACGCAGGAAATCCAGCGCCTCATCGGCCGCTCGCTGCGCGCCATCGTCGATCTTGAAGCGCTTGGCGAACGCCAGATCACCATCGACTGCGACGTGATCCAGGCCGACGGCGGTACCCGCACCGCCTCGATCACCGGCGCATGGATTGCCCTTTACGACTGCCTGAAGTGGATGGAAACGCGCAACATGGTGAAGGTGGAGAAGGTCCTGAAGGATCACGTCGCTGCCATCTCCTGCGGCATCTTCGCCAACCAGCCGGTCATCGACCTCGACTATCTGGAAGACTCGTCAGCCGAAACCGATGCGAATTTCGTCATGACCGGCACGGGAGCCATCGTCGAGGTTCAGGGAACGGCCGAGGGCGTTCCGTTCTCGGAAGAAGAATTCCTGACGCTGATGCGGCTTGCCCGCAACGGCATCGGCGAACTGGTCAACCTGCAGAAGCAGGCGATCCTCTAA
- the hrcA gene encoding heat-inducible transcriptional repressor HrcA (Negative regulator of class I heat shock genes (grpE-dnaK-dnaJ and groELS operons). Prevents heat-shock induction of these operons), whose protein sequence is MTRSTTPFKDVTASLDDRSREVFRRIVESYLESGDPLGSRNLSRLLPMSLSPASVRNVMSDLEDLGLIYAPHVSAGRLPTQLGLRFFVDAFMQVGDLSAEERGSIERQIRPPGPDQPMENLLTEASLMLSGLSRGAGLVIAAKSDPVLKHVEFIRLEPTKALAVLVGEHNQIENRIIDLPAGITASQLTEAANFLNANLAGQTLVELRTQIEKLKQQVAGELDVLSQDLVERGLAVWSGGRDEEKPTRLIVRGRANLLEGLAGTDDIDRLRLLFDDLERKESLVEILNLAESGSGVRIFIGSENKLFSLSGSSLIVAPYRDGEDRIVGAVGVIGPTRLNYSRIVPMVDYTAQLMARLSRSGR, encoded by the coding sequence ATGACTCGATCGACGACACCGTTCAAGGACGTGACGGCGTCACTGGATGATCGCTCCAGGGAGGTCTTCCGCCGTATCGTGGAAAGCTATCTGGAATCGGGCGACCCGCTCGGTTCCCGTAATCTGTCGCGCCTCCTGCCCATGTCGCTCTCCCCGGCCTCCGTCCGCAATGTGATGAGCGATCTGGAAGATCTCGGACTTATTTACGCGCCGCATGTCAGCGCCGGTCGCTTGCCGACCCAGCTCGGCCTGCGCTTCTTCGTCGATGCCTTCATGCAGGTCGGCGATCTCTCGGCCGAGGAGCGTGGCAGCATCGAGCGCCAGATCCGTCCGCCCGGCCCGGACCAGCCGATGGAGAACCTGCTGACGGAGGCGAGCCTGATGCTCTCCGGTCTCTCGCGTGGCGCGGGCCTTGTGATCGCAGCCAAGAGCGATCCCGTCCTGAAGCATGTGGAGTTCATCCGGCTGGAGCCGACCAAGGCGCTTGCCGTGCTGGTCGGCGAGCACAACCAGATCGAAAACCGCATCATCGACCTGCCGGCAGGCATTACCGCCTCGCAGCTCACCGAGGCGGCGAATTTCCTCAACGCCAATCTCGCCGGCCAGACGCTGGTCGAACTGCGTACCCAGATCGAAAAGCTCAAGCAGCAGGTAGCCGGCGAACTCGATGTCCTCTCGCAGGATCTCGTCGAGCGGGGCCTTGCCGTCTGGTCGGGTGGTCGGGATGAGGAGAAGCCGACGCGGCTCATCGTGCGCGGGCGGGCAAACCTTCTGGAAGGACTGGCCGGCACGGACGATATAGACCGCCTGCGGCTGCTCTTCGACGACCTTGAGCGCAAGGAAAGCCTGGTCGAGATCCTCAATCTGGCCGAGAGCGGCTCCGGTGTCCGGATCTTCATCGGCTCCGAGAACAAGCTGTTTTCGCTTTCCGGCTCGTCGCTGATCGTCGCGCCTTACAGGGACGGCGAGGATCGCATCGTCGGTGCCGTCGGCGTCATCGGGCCGACACGGCTCAACTATTCCCGCATCGTGCCGATGGTGGACTATACCGCGCAGCTGATGGCGCGGCTTTCGCGGTCAGGGCGTTGA
- a CDS encoding nucleotide exchange factor GrpE, which yields MTDDTKNNENDTTAAENQAPETATEADAGVEAAIDPVEALKAENSELRDRFLRLAAEMDNLRRRTERDVKDAKSYAVTGFARDMLAVSDNLRRALDTIPEEARAAADAGLAALIEGVEMTERGMLATLERHGVRKIEAEGQKFDPNFHQAMFEIPNPDVPNNTVVQVVQAGYAIGDRVLRPAMVGVAKGGPKADAATEQTAEKNG from the coding sequence ATGACCGACGACACCAAGAACAACGAAAACGACACGACGGCAGCCGAAAACCAGGCCCCGGAGACAGCGACCGAGGCGGACGCCGGCGTGGAAGCTGCAATCGATCCCGTAGAAGCCCTGAAGGCGGAGAATTCCGAACTTCGAGACCGCTTCCTGCGTCTCGCTGCCGAAATGGACAACCTGCGCCGACGCACCGAGCGCGACGTGAAGGATGCCAAGTCCTATGCGGTAACCGGCTTTGCCCGTGATATGCTCGCCGTCTCCGACAACCTGCGCCGTGCACTCGATACCATTCCGGAAGAAGCTCGCGCGGCTGCGGATGCCGGGCTGGCAGCCCTTATCGAAGGCGTGGAAATGACCGAACGCGGCATGCTGGCGACGCTTGAGCGCCATGGCGTTCGCAAGATCGAGGCAGAAGGCCAGAAGTTCGACCCGAACTTCCATCAGGCGATGTTCGAAATCCCCAATCCCGACGTGCCGAACAACACGGTCGTGCAGGTCGTTCAGGCCGGCTATGCGATCGGTGATCGGGTTCTGCGCCCGGCCATGGTGGGCGTTGCCAAGGGCGGCCCGAAGGCCGACGCGGCAACCGAGCAGACGGCTGAAAAGAACGGCTGA
- a CDS encoding PTS IIA-like nitrogen-regulatory protein PtsN produces the protein MALADLLQQDAVVPALRVNSKKQLLQELAAKASKLTDIPEREIFDVILQRERLGSTGVGNGIAIPHGKLNNITAITGVFARLETPVDFEALDDQPVDLVFLLLAPEGAGADHLKALSRIARVLRDQDLVAKLRATDSASAIYAFLNEEQASTAA, from the coding sequence ATGGCCTTGGCAGATTTGCTGCAACAAGATGCGGTCGTTCCCGCCCTCAGGGTGAACTCCAAGAAGCAGCTGCTTCAGGAACTTGCGGCCAAAGCCTCCAAGCTCACCGACATCCCCGAACGCGAAATCTTCGACGTCATCCTGCAGCGGGAACGTCTGGGATCGACCGGCGTCGGCAACGGCATCGCCATTCCGCATGGCAAGCTGAACAACATCACCGCCATCACCGGCGTGTTCGCACGGCTTGAAACACCCGTCGATTTCGAAGCGCTCGACGACCAGCCGGTCGACCTCGTGTTTCTGCTGCTGGCGCCCGAAGGCGCCGGCGCGGACCATCTCAAGGCGCTTTCGCGCATCGCCCGCGTTCTCCGCGACCAGGATCTCGTCGCCAAGTTGCGCGCTACGGATTCGGCTTCCGCCATCTACGCCTTCCTCAATGAGGAACAGGCTTCCACAGCCGCCTGA
- a CDS encoding ribosomal subunit interface protein, with product MSVRVSGKHMEIGDSFRQRIGERIGEAVTKYFDGGYSGQITVTKSSAAAAQFVADCAVHLDAGANLHATGSANDPQIAFDVAAERIEKRLRRYKRKLKDHHPVGGAASAIEVPYTVMDALSEEHDEVPEDYAPTIVAESTKKLRTMTVASAVMALDMTDEPVLLFRSPGKDELNIVYRRNDGNIGWIDSANIKA from the coding sequence ATGAGTGTGCGTGTATCCGGCAAACATATGGAAATCGGCGACTCCTTCCGTCAGCGGATCGGAGAGCGGATCGGAGAAGCGGTCACGAAGTACTTCGACGGAGGGTATTCCGGCCAGATCACCGTAACCAAGTCCTCTGCGGCTGCGGCGCAGTTCGTAGCGGATTGCGCGGTTCATCTGGATGCCGGCGCAAACCTCCACGCGACCGGCTCGGCCAATGATCCGCAAATCGCCTTCGACGTCGCCGCGGAGCGCATCGAAAAGCGCCTGCGCCGATACAAGCGTAAGCTCAAGGATCACCATCCCGTCGGTGGGGCCGCATCTGCCATCGAGGTGCCCTATACCGTCATGGACGCCCTGTCCGAAGAGCATGATGAAGTGCCGGAGGACTATGCGCCCACCATCGTGGCAGAGAGCACCAAGAAGCTCCGCACGATGACGGTCGCATCCGCCGTAATGGCGCTCGACATGACCGACGAACCGGTTCTGCTGTTCCGCAGCCCGGGCAAGGATGAACTCAACATCGTTTACCGCCGCAACGACGGCAATATCGGCTGGATCGATTCCGCCAATATCAAAGCCTGA
- a CDS encoding RNA polymerase sigma-54 factor: MALSANLFLRQSQSLVMTPQLMQSIQLLQMTHIELIQFISQEVEKNPLLELASDDADLGAGSSSGGEPEANVETAKADDGSASALSSDWYEPGQANALNERLDSNFDSALSDEASATRADAPELLGQWKSMPGSTGESGEAYDLDDFVAGQVSLRDHLNQQIPFALVNAGDRMIAAVLLDHLDEAGYLRADLDEIAERLGNDLADIDAVLEVLQTLDPPGVFARSLSECLAIQLKQRDRLDPAMAALVDNLELLAKRDFNMLKKLCGVDEEDLIDMLAEIRKLHPKPGSGFEGGSLETVIPDIVVRPAADGGWRVELNADALPRVLVNQNYATAVGKNGATTDADQAFLSECMQNASWLTRSLDQRAKTIMKVASEIVRQQDAFLQHGVDHLRPLNLKTVADAIKMHESTVSRVTSNKYMLTPRGLFELKYFFSVSISSAEGGDNHSAEAVRHRIRMMIAQESPEAVLSDDDIVLSLKSGGVDLARRTVAKYREAMNIPSSVQRRREKRAMAKAATI, from the coding sequence ATGGCTTTGTCAGCCAATCTTTTCCTGCGCCAGAGCCAATCGCTCGTCATGACTCCGCAACTGATGCAGTCCATTCAGTTGCTGCAGATGACGCATATCGAACTCATCCAGTTCATTTCCCAGGAAGTCGAAAAGAATCCGCTGCTCGAATTAGCATCAGATGATGCAGATTTGGGCGCAGGCTCCTCATCCGGTGGAGAGCCGGAAGCGAATGTGGAAACGGCAAAAGCGGACGACGGCTCGGCCTCCGCCCTCTCCAGCGACTGGTACGAGCCGGGGCAGGCAAACGCGCTCAACGAGCGGCTCGACTCCAACTTCGATTCAGCCTTGTCCGACGAAGCCTCCGCCACCCGCGCCGACGCGCCCGAACTGCTGGGCCAGTGGAAATCGATGCCGGGCAGCACCGGCGAAAGCGGCGAGGCCTATGACCTTGATGACTTCGTCGCCGGACAGGTAAGTCTCCGCGACCATTTGAACCAGCAGATCCCTTTCGCTCTCGTCAATGCCGGCGACAGGATGATTGCGGCCGTCCTTCTCGACCATCTCGATGAAGCCGGCTATCTGAGGGCCGATCTCGACGAGATCGCCGAACGGCTCGGCAACGATCTCGCGGATATCGATGCCGTACTCGAAGTGCTTCAGACACTCGACCCGCCTGGTGTCTTCGCCCGCTCCCTCAGCGAGTGTCTGGCGATCCAGCTGAAACAGCGCGACCGACTCGATCCGGCCATGGCCGCTCTCGTCGACAATCTCGAGCTTCTGGCCAAGCGTGACTTCAACATGCTGAAAAAGCTCTGTGGCGTCGATGAGGAAGACCTCATCGACATGCTGGCGGAAATCCGCAAGCTGCATCCCAAGCCCGGCAGCGGTTTTGAAGGCGGTTCTCTCGAAACCGTGATTCCCGATATCGTGGTACGGCCAGCAGCCGACGGCGGCTGGCGCGTCGAACTCAATGCCGACGCCCTGCCCCGGGTCCTGGTCAACCAGAATTATGCGACGGCAGTCGGCAAGAACGGCGCAACGACTGACGCCGACCAGGCTTTTCTGTCGGAATGCATGCAGAACGCCAGCTGGTTGACCCGCAGCCTCGACCAACGCGCAAAGACGATCATGAAGGTGGCAAGCGAGATCGTGCGCCAGCAGGACGCCTTCCTGCAGCATGGTGTGGACCACCTGCGGCCGCTGAACCTCAAGACAGTCGCCGACGCGATCAAGATGCACGAGTCGACCGTCAGCCGGGTGACCTCGAACAAGTACATGCTGACGCCGCGCGGCCTGTTCGAACTCAAATATTTCTTCAGCGTATCAATAAGTTCGGCCGAAGGAGGCGACAACCATTCGGCCGAGGCCGTCCGTCACCGTATCAGGATGATGATCGCCCAGGAGAGCCCCGAGGCGGTTCTTTCCGATGACGATATCGTGCTGAGCCTCAAGTCGGGTGGCGTCGATCTCGCCCGCCGGACTGTGGCAAAGTATCGCGAGGCGATGAACATCCCGTCTTCCGTCCAACGGCGCCGCGAAAAGCGGGCCATGGCGAAGGCGGCAACAATCTAA
- a CDS encoding LPS export ABC transporter ATP-binding protein: protein MRRDKTRYEGTLIAHGLTKTYNNRRVVNGVSLVVRRGEAVGLLGPNGAGKTTCFYMITGLVPVDIGTIAINGNDVSGMPMYRRARLGVGYLPQEASIFRGLSVEDNIRAVLEVHEKDRKKREAKLDELLAEFHIEKLRKSAAVALSGGERRRLEIARALATDPTFMLLDEPFAGVDPISVSDIQNLVRHLTARGIGVLITDHNVRETLGLIDRAYIIHAGEVLTHGRANDIVNNPDVRRLYLGDKFSL, encoded by the coding sequence ATGCGTCGTGACAAGACACGCTACGAAGGCACGCTGATCGCCCACGGTCTGACGAAGACCTACAACAACCGACGGGTCGTCAATGGCGTATCGCTCGTCGTGCGGCGCGGCGAGGCCGTTGGCCTGCTTGGCCCCAACGGCGCCGGCAAGACCACCTGTTTTTACATGATCACGGGACTGGTGCCCGTCGATATCGGGACCATTGCGATCAACGGCAATGACGTTTCCGGGATGCCGATGTACCGGCGCGCGCGGCTCGGCGTCGGCTATCTGCCGCAGGAAGCCTCGATCTTTCGCGGGCTTTCGGTGGAGGACAATATCCGTGCCGTTCTCGAGGTTCATGAAAAGGACCGCAAGAAGCGCGAAGCCAAGCTCGACGAACTGCTTGCGGAGTTTCACATCGAGAAGCTGCGCAAATCGGCTGCCGTTGCCCTTTCGGGCGGGGAACGTCGACGCCTCGAAATCGCCCGGGCGCTCGCGACCGACCCGACCTTCATGCTGCTGGACGAGCCCTTCGCCGGCGTCGACCCGATTTCGGTATCGGACATCCAGAATCTCGTGCGTCACCTGACGGCCCGCGGCATCGGCGTGCTGATCACCGACCACAATGTTCGTGAGACACTCGGCCTGATCGATCGCGCCTACATCATTCATGCCGGCGAAGTATTGACCCACGGTCGCGCCAACGACATCGTCAACAATCCCGATGTGCGCCGTCTCTACCTTGGCGACAAGTTCAGCCTCTGA
- a CDS encoding LPS export ABC transporter periplasmic protein LptC produces MLKRTDDNATPAGRQPEDADYRAALSHSARVRRLKVLLPVSAFVISLAFVGVSVVRAYLPEELKIESAKIENGKVVMEKPAIAGRNSDGINYSMRAERALQDIKNPNIIALETIAAAVPLNENTVAMVKALSGIFDRSSDLLDMDKPFTIKLSSGLEASFNSAHLNIKGGSMETTDQVTIKANEAAIVAQALKITDKGRVISFSGGVRVNLDPSTIHKTDK; encoded by the coding sequence ATGCTGAAACGCACCGACGATAACGCGACGCCAGCCGGCCGCCAGCCGGAAGACGCTGATTATCGTGCGGCATTGAGCCATTCGGCGCGCGTACGTCGCCTGAAAGTGCTCCTGCCGGTTTCCGCTTTCGTGATCTCGCTTGCCTTCGTCGGCGTCTCGGTCGTCCGCGCCTACCTGCCGGAAGAGCTGAAAATCGAATCGGCCAAGATCGAAAACGGCAAGGTCGTGATGGAAAAGCCGGCGATTGCGGGCCGCAATTCGGATGGCATCAATTATTCCATGCGCGCCGAACGGGCGCTGCAGGATATCAAGAATCCCAACATCATCGCATTGGAAACCATTGCCGCCGCCGTTCCCCTGAACGAGAACACGGTCGCCATGGTCAAGGCGCTGAGCGGCATATTCGACCGCTCGTCCGATCTCCTGGATATGGACAAGCCCTTCACCATCAAGCTCAGCTCCGGGCTCGAGGCGAGCTTCAATTCCGCTCACCTCAATATCAAGGGCGGCTCGATGGAAACCACCGATCAGGTGACCATCAAGGCGAATGAAGCGGCAATTGTTGCGCAGGCGCTCAAGATAACGGATAAGGGACGCGTTATCAGTTTTTCAGGAGGTGTTCGGGTAAACCTCGATCCCTCTACTATTCACAAGACGGACAAATGA
- a CDS encoding integration host factor subunit beta has protein sequence MIKSELVQIVAARNPHLYHRDVENIVNAVLDEITDALASGNRVELRGFGAFSVKNRPSRSGRNPRTGETVFVEEKWVPFFKTGKELRERLNPGMADEGDD, from the coding sequence GTGATCAAGTCGGAACTGGTGCAGATAGTCGCAGCGCGTAATCCGCATCTCTATCACCGCGATGTCGAAAACATCGTCAACGCCGTCCTCGACGAGATTACCGACGCGCTTGCGTCCGGAAACCGCGTGGAACTGCGTGGGTTCGGCGCATTCTCCGTCAAGAATCGCCCCTCCCGGTCGGGCCGGAACCCGCGCACCGGCGAGACCGTGTTCGTCGAGGAGAAGTGGGTCCCCTTCTTCAAGACCGGCAAGGAACTGCGCGAACGCCTCAACCCCGGCATGGCCGACGAGGGCGACGACTGA
- a CDS encoding DUF1049 domain-containing protein produces MVRKIVGLVILVPLAIVLIVLSVANREMVRLALNPFQPDDQMLSVSAPFFVFIFSAVILGLLLGSAVTWLSQGKYRKRARNEARSAVRWQAEADRHKTRAEEIAGSTLPRIQAK; encoded by the coding sequence ATGGTCAGGAAAATCGTCGGTCTGGTTATCTTGGTACCGCTTGCAATAGTGCTTATCGTCCTGTCCGTGGCCAACAGGGAGATGGTGCGGCTCGCGCTCAATCCCTTTCAGCCTGATGATCAGATGCTGTCGGTGTCGGCACCGTTTTTCGTCTTTATCTTCTCTGCGGTGATCCTGGGCCTGTTGCTCGGTTCGGCCGTCACCTGGCTTTCCCAGGGCAAATACCGCAAGCGCGCGCGCAACGAAGCCCGTTCGGCCGTCCGCTGGCAGGCTGAAGCCGACCGGCACAAGACCCGTGCCGAAGAAATCGCCGGCAGCACCCTTCCGCGAATTCAGGCCAAGTAG
- a CDS encoding SAM-dependent methyltransferase: protein MGVKNRDRRPTRSGPGGSSLAPTRPGSRSGKDAAKASTGKGRDERPRMTDKRPPRAEAEATAAKVAAEPARALIVRTGERPAERVPLILESPGAGDFHLIDSGEGLKLEQYGPYRIVRPEAQALWPKALPAHVWERADAIFTGDTDEDGMGRWRFPREALGETWPLSLLGIDFLGRFTSFRHVGVFPEQIAHWTWMKEQVEQAGRPLKVLNLFGYTGVASLVAASAGAEVTHVDASKKAIGWARENQALSRLDKAPIRWICEDAMKFIQREERRGSRYDIILTDPPKFGRGPNGEVWQLFDHLPLMLDICRELLSPKALGLVLTAYSIRASFYSIHELMRETMRGKRGIVESGELVIREAGLDGKTPGRALSTSLFSRWVPK, encoded by the coding sequence ATGGGCGTGAAGAACAGGGACCGCCGACCGACGCGCAGTGGACCGGGCGGCTCCTCCTTGGCCCCGACCCGGCCGGGTTCGCGTAGTGGCAAGGATGCTGCCAAGGCTTCTACCGGCAAGGGACGGGACGAACGGCCTCGCATGACCGACAAACGCCCCCCGCGGGCAGAAGCCGAGGCCACTGCGGCCAAGGTGGCGGCCGAACCGGCGCGTGCGCTGATCGTTCGCACCGGCGAGCGCCCCGCCGAGCGGGTGCCCCTGATCCTTGAGTCTCCCGGTGCCGGTGATTTCCACCTGATCGACAGCGGCGAAGGCCTGAAACTCGAACAGTACGGCCCCTACCGCATCGTTCGTCCCGAGGCGCAGGCGCTCTGGCCGAAGGCGCTGCCGGCGCATGTATGGGAACGGGCGGATGCCATTTTCACCGGGGATACCGATGAAGACGGCATGGGTCGCTGGCGTTTTCCGCGCGAGGCGCTCGGCGAGACCTGGCCGCTCTCCCTGCTCGGCATCGATTTCCTTGGACGTTTCACCTCCTTCCGTCATGTCGGCGTGTTCCCTGAGCAGATCGCCCACTGGACATGGATGAAGGAGCAGGTCGAGCAGGCTGGACGACCGCTCAAGGTGCTGAACCTGTTCGGCTATACCGGCGTTGCCTCTCTGGTCGCCGCGTCCGCCGGCGCCGAGGTTACGCATGTCGACGCCTCGAAGAAGGCGATCGGCTGGGCGCGCGAAAATCAGGCCCTGAGCCGTCTGGACAAGGCGCCGATCCGCTGGATCTGCGAGGACGCGATGAAGTTCATCCAGCGCGAAGAGCGGCGCGGCAGCCGTTACGACATCATCCTCACCGACCCGCCGAAATTCGGCCGCGGTCCCAATGGCGAGGTGTGGCAGCTTTTCGATCACCTTCCCCTGATGCTCGACATCTGCCGGGAACTGCTGTCGCCGAAGGCGCTCGGACTTGTGCTGACGGCCTATTCGATCCGGGCCAGCTTTTACTCGATCCATGAACTGATGCGCGAAACCATGCGCGGCAAGCGCGGCATCGTCGAATCCGGCGAACTGGTGATCCGCGAAGCCGGTCTCGACGGCAAGACGCCGGGCAGGGCGCTTTCCACCTCACTTTTCAGCCGTTGGGTGCCGAAATGA
- a CDS encoding RNA methyltransferase, with translation MNDDFRNEGARRVGQVKEVTSLANPIVKDIKALAQKKARDETKTFMAEGLKLVIDALELGWTIRTLVYSKAAKGKPLVEKVAARTVASGGLVLEVSEKVMSAITRRDNPQMVAGIFDQRWKALKDVKPVGSETWVALDRVRDPGNLGTIIRTADAAGASGVMLVGDCTDPFSLETVRATMGSLFAVPLVRASAADFLKWKGTCGARLVATHLAGSVDYRTIDYRSKPVILMMGNEQSGLPDDLAGAADALARIPQAGRADSLNLAVATGVMLFEVRRHLLTLDGSR, from the coding sequence ATGAACGACGATTTCAGGAACGAAGGTGCGAGGCGCGTGGGCCAGGTGAAGGAAGTCACCAGTCTTGCCAACCCGATCGTCAAGGATATCAAGGCTCTCGCGCAGAAGAAGGCGCGCGACGAAACGAAGACCTTCATGGCCGAAGGCCTGAAACTCGTGATCGATGCGCTCGAACTCGGCTGGACGATTCGCACGCTGGTCTATTCCAAGGCGGCCAAGGGCAAGCCGTTGGTCGAGAAGGTTGCCGCCCGCACGGTCGCTTCGGGCGGTCTGGTGCTGGAGGTCTCCGAGAAGGTCATGTCGGCGATCACCCGGCGTGACAATCCGCAGATGGTGGCGGGCATCTTCGACCAGCGCTGGAAAGCCCTGAAGGACGTGAAGCCGGTCGGCAGCGAAACCTGGGTCGCTCTCGATCGGGTGCGAGATCCCGGCAATCTCGGAACCATCATCCGCACGGCCGATGCCGCTGGCGCTTCCGGCGTCATGCTGGTCGGCGACTGCACCGATCCGTTTTCGCTCGAAACCGTCCGCGCGACGATGGGTTCGCTGTTTGCCGTTCCGCTGGTGCGGGCGAGTGCGGCGGATTTCCTGAAATGGAAAGGTACATGCGGCGCGCGCCTCGTCGCCACCCATCTGGCCGGTTCCGTCGACTATCGCACCATCGATTATCGCAGCAAGCCGGTGATCCTGATGATGGGCAACGAACAGTCCGGCCTGCCGGACGATCTGGCGGGCGCGGCGGACGCGCTGGCGCGCATACCCCAGGCCGGGCGTGCCGACTCGCTTAACCTCGCAGTCGCGACCGGCGTCATGCTGTTCGAGGTGCGGCGCCATCTCCTCACCCTCGATGGAAGCCGATGA
- a CDS encoding signal peptidase II: MTTFLERLTRPFPAGVLIVLMLVLDQAIKYAVELYLPLNEAVHVVPMLALYRTYNLGVAFSMLSDTSGWFIVTLRLAIVVFVLWLWHRTGREHHLAHLGFALIIAGALGNLIDRFVYGHVIDYILFYTQTWSFAVFNLADSLITIGAGLILLDEVLAHRRSKE; the protein is encoded by the coding sequence ATGACGACATTTCTGGAAAGACTGACGCGGCCATTTCCGGCCGGCGTGCTGATCGTGCTGATGCTGGTTCTCGACCAGGCGATCAAATACGCGGTGGAACTCTATCTGCCGCTGAACGAGGCCGTGCATGTCGTGCCGATGCTGGCGCTCTATCGCACCTACAATCTCGGCGTTGCCTTCTCCATGCTGTCGGACACGAGCGGCTGGTTCATCGTCACCCTCAGACTTGCCATCGTGGTCTTCGTGCTGTGGCTTTGGCATCGCACGGGCCGTGAGCATCACCTCGCCCATCTGGGTTTTGCGCTGATTATAGCCGGTGCGCTCGGTAATTTGATCGATCGCTTTGTTTACGGTCATGTTATTGATTATATACTCTTCTACACACAGACGTGGTCTTTCGCGGTGTTCAACCTTGCAGACAGCCTGATCACCATCGGTGCCGGGTTGATTCTGCTGGATGAGGTGTTGGCCCACAGACGTTCGAAAGAGTAG